One Triticum dicoccoides isolate Atlit2015 ecotype Zavitan chromosome 5B, WEW_v2.0, whole genome shotgun sequence genomic window carries:
- the LOC119308161 gene encoding uncharacterized protein LOC119308161 isoform X1, with protein MPPGGSRRPWRHTPVEVLRMLRSPQPLPHPRSSPPLPATPLHHRCCLWVGSGVGGSELELEAEMGKVKKGDRMEVLEAEEAGDAWGNAPVVMWWSCAGGGGGWRQGTGPGRRQDINFLSWEAFITFQQRLRMWSAVEGGSPTRAAGARSSRRFRFAYTSSLFPPLCLMHEGVGCRGAEKNGRQSSVRAGLQELTMVMVCLYYIVCQRPIQKIWFLIIYSLPCWASL; from the exons ATGCCGCCGGGAGGAAGCCGCCGTCCGTGGCGCCATACCCCTGTCGAGGTGCTGCGCATGCTTCGTTCCCCACAGCCCCTCCCTCATCCTCGGTCGTCACCGCCGTTGCCTGCTACTCCCCTCCACCACCGTTGCTGCTTATGGGTCGGATCTGGCGTTGGTGGGTCGGAGCTCGAGCTAGAGGCCGAGATGGGGAAGGTCAAAAAAGGAGACCGGATGGAGGTGCTCGAGGCCGAGGAAGCTGGAGATG CATGGGGCAACGCTCCAGTCGTGATGTGGTGGAGCTGCGCAGGAGGGGGAGGAGGCTGGCGACAGGGAACTGGGCCAGGGAGGAGGCAAG ATATTAATTTCCTTTCATGGGAGGCCTTCATTACATTTCAGCAGCGGTTGCGGATGTGGTCGGCGGTTGAGGGAGGGTCACCGACTAGAGCAGCAGGAGCAAGGAGCTCGAGGAGGTTCAGGTTTGCCTATACATCCTCTCTCTTTCCTCCACTTTGTCTCATGCATGAGGGTGTTGGCTGCAGGGGCGCCGAGAAGAATGGAAGGCAGAGCTCTGTGAGGGCAGGACTGCAGGAGCTGACGATGGTCATGGTTTGCCTCTACTACATCGTCTGCCAAAGACCGATCCAGAAGATATG GTTCTTGATTATCTATAGCCTTCCATGCTGGGCTTCTCTCTGA
- the LOC119308161 gene encoding uncharacterized protein LOC119308161 isoform X2, with protein MPPGGSRRPWRHTPVEVLRMLRSPQPLPHPRSSPPLPATPLHHRCCLWVGSGVGGSELELEAEMGKVKKGDRMEVLEAEEAGDAWGNAPVVMWWSCAGGGGGWRQGTGPGRRQDINFLSWEAFITFQQRLRMWSAVEGGSPTRAAGARSSRRFRGAEKNGRQSSVRAGLQELTMVMVCLYYIVCQRPIQKIWFLIIYSLPCWASL; from the exons ATGCCGCCGGGAGGAAGCCGCCGTCCGTGGCGCCATACCCCTGTCGAGGTGCTGCGCATGCTTCGTTCCCCACAGCCCCTCCCTCATCCTCGGTCGTCACCGCCGTTGCCTGCTACTCCCCTCCACCACCGTTGCTGCTTATGGGTCGGATCTGGCGTTGGTGGGTCGGAGCTCGAGCTAGAGGCCGAGATGGGGAAGGTCAAAAAAGGAGACCGGATGGAGGTGCTCGAGGCCGAGGAAGCTGGAGATG CATGGGGCAACGCTCCAGTCGTGATGTGGTGGAGCTGCGCAGGAGGGGGAGGAGGCTGGCGACAGGGAACTGGGCCAGGGAGGAGGCAAG ATATTAATTTCCTTTCATGGGAGGCCTTCATTACATTTCAGCAGCGGTTGCGGATGTGGTCGGCGGTTGAGGGAGGGTCACCGACTAGAGCAGCAGGAGCAAGGAGCTCGAGGAGGTTCAG GGGCGCCGAGAAGAATGGAAGGCAGAGCTCTGTGAGGGCAGGACTGCAGGAGCTGACGATGGTCATGGTTTGCCTCTACTACATCGTCTGCCAAAGACCGATCCAGAAGATATG GTTCTTGATTATCTATAGCCTTCCATGCTGGGCTTCTCTCTGA